The genomic segment TTGCTCAACGGTGTATTCTGGGTCCATACCCCGGCTGCGGGGTACGGCGATATTCCTCGGCAACGTCACTAAAGGAGCAAGGAAATGGGATTGTTCACACGTTCGACGCTCGACAGCAAGATCAATGGCGCCGCCGATCTCGGCCAGCGCGCGGTGCGAGGTGCGAGCGACGCGGTCGATTCGGCCAGCGGCCAGTTGCGCAGTCTGCTGGATGATCTGGAAAGCTCGATACTGAACGCAAAGGATATCGATGCGGACAAGCTGCGCAAGGAATTGCAATCGAAGCTCAAAACTGCCCGCTCGCAGATGAACGGCGCGGGCGGCGCGATTTCGGGCAAGCTCGGCGATGCAGCCGGATACGCCGACGATTTCGTGCATGACCGGCCGTGGCAT from the Caballeronia sp. NK8 genome contains:
- a CDS encoding YqjD family protein, whose protein sequence is MGLFTRSTLDSKINGAADLGQRAVRGASDAVDSASGQLRSLLDDLESSILNAKDIDADKLRKELQSKLKTARSQMNGAGGAISGKLGDAAGYADDFVHDRPWHTLGAVAGLALLVGYLAGRA